A genomic window from Chitinophaga pollutisoli includes:
- a CDS encoding methyltransferase RsmF C-terminal domain-like protein, whose amino-acid sequence MPALPQAFIDTLNGLPGYDAAAFLAVHNSPERITSVRLMPQKAQDITSVFPQLEAQRVPWTEGGYYLSSRPSFTFDPQFHSGAYYVQEASSMFLEEALRQTLPASSPLKALDLCAAPGGKSTLIQAALPAGSILVSNEVIRPRAALLADNLSRWGTPDVVVTNNDPRDFSRLENFFDLMVVDAPCSGSGLFRRDPEAVQEWSYDNVMLCSQRQQRILADALPALKPGGILIYSTCSYAREEDERLLDWLMEYDNFVSLPLQLQPEWHIVATESPVHKAAGYRFYPDKVKGEGFFIACLRKEGEAASPKKGKNKFPEIAKKDVERILPWLKPGADVRMMAHDGEVLLVAPAVAEEITLLQQLYIRKAGVKAGQLTDKELIPDHQLAMSTIISQDLPARELSLEDALHYLRREDLRVDAALKGWALMRFRDMNLGWAKILPNRVNNYYPKEMRILKSGMPET is encoded by the coding sequence TTGCCAGCATTACCACAGGCATTTATCGATACATTGAACGGCCTTCCGGGATATGACGCCGCCGCTTTCCTGGCGGTGCACAATTCCCCGGAACGCATTACCAGCGTGCGCCTCATGCCGCAGAAAGCGCAGGATATCACATCGGTATTCCCGCAGCTGGAAGCGCAGCGCGTACCCTGGACAGAAGGTGGCTACTATCTTTCCAGCCGCCCTTCCTTTACATTCGATCCGCAATTCCATTCCGGCGCGTATTACGTGCAGGAAGCATCGTCCATGTTCCTGGAAGAAGCCCTGCGGCAAACGCTCCCGGCGTCATCCCCCCTCAAAGCCCTCGACCTCTGCGCCGCCCCCGGCGGAAAGAGCACGCTCATCCAGGCGGCGCTGCCGGCCGGGAGTATACTCGTTTCCAATGAAGTAATCCGCCCGAGAGCCGCGCTGCTGGCGGATAACTTGTCACGCTGGGGTACGCCGGACGTCGTAGTGACCAACAACGACCCGCGTGATTTCTCCCGCCTCGAAAACTTTTTCGACCTCATGGTGGTAGACGCTCCCTGCTCCGGTTCCGGCCTCTTCCGCCGCGATCCCGAAGCCGTGCAGGAATGGTCGTATGATAATGTAATGCTCTGCAGCCAGCGCCAGCAGCGCATCCTGGCCGACGCGCTGCCTGCGCTCAAGCCCGGCGGCATCCTCATTTATTCCACCTGCTCTTACGCAAGGGAGGAAGATGAGCGGCTGCTCGACTGGCTCATGGAATACGACAACTTCGTTTCACTGCCGTTGCAGCTGCAACCGGAATGGCATATCGTGGCCACCGAGTCGCCCGTCCATAAAGCGGCCGGTTACCGGTTTTATCCCGATAAAGTGAAAGGGGAAGGGTTCTTCATCGCCTGTCTCCGGAAGGAAGGCGAAGCCGCATCACCCAAAAAAGGGAAAAACAAATTCCCGGAAATAGCGAAGAAAGATGTGGAGCGCATCCTGCCCTGGCTCAAGCCGGGCGCGGATGTCCGCATGATGGCGCACGACGGCGAAGTCCTGCTGGTAGCACCCGCCGTGGCCGAAGAAATCACGCTGCTGCAACAGTTATACATCCGTAAGGCCGGCGTGAAAGCGGGCCAGCTGACGGACAAGGAACTCATTCCGGATCACCAGCTGGCGATGAGCACCATCATCTCTCAGGACTTGCCCGCCCGGGAGCTTTCATTGGAAGATGCATTGCATTATCTTCGCAGGGAAGACCTCCGGGTCGACGCCGCGCTGAAAGGCTGGGCGCTCATGCGGTTCCGGGATATGAACCTGGGCTGGGCGAAAATCCTCCCCAACCGTGTCAACAATTACTATCCGAAAGAAATGCGCATCCTGAAATCCGGTATGCCGGAAACATAA
- a CDS encoding NAD(P) transhydrogenase subunit alpha translates to MTAILDFLQLHIEMVYIVILSVFLGIEVISRVPSVLHTPLMSGANAIHGVVIIGAIIVMGKAEPDNWLALVLGFLAVILGTLNVVGGFVVTDRMLEMFKKKK, encoded by the coding sequence ATGACCGCAATCCTGGATTTTCTGCAACTCCATATCGAGATGGTATACATCGTGATACTGTCTGTTTTCCTGGGGATCGAAGTGATCTCCCGGGTGCCATCCGTGTTGCACACGCCGCTCATGAGCGGCGCCAACGCCATTCACGGCGTGGTGATCATCGGCGCCATCATCGTGATGGGAAAAGCCGAACCGGATAACTGGCTGGCCCTCGTGCTGGGGTTCCTCGCCGTAATACTTGGCACGCTGAACGTGGTGGGAGGTTTCGTGGTGACAGACCGCATGCTGGAAATGTTTAAAAAGAAGAAATAA
- the fmt gene encoding methionyl-tRNA formyltransferase, with product MRIIFMGTPDFAVASLDALVKNGYNVVAVITAPDKPAGRGLQLQQSAVKQYAVQHNIPVLQPEKLKNPAFLEELRGYSADLQVVVAFRMLPELVWDMPPLGTINVHASLLPQYRGAAPINWAIINGEEKSGVTTFKLQHEIDTGNVLFKAEVPIRADETAGELHDALMRAGAETLLRTVAALQEGNLHGQPQQEIEAGELKHAPKIFKEDCKIDWEQPLERVYNLVRGLSPYPAAFTTLQGKTLKIYKAVPEPSAHDHAPGSAHSDGKTYLKFAAPGGYLSVLELQLEGKKKMGVEEFLRGFRFS from the coding sequence ATGAGAATCATTTTTATGGGCACGCCCGATTTCGCAGTGGCCTCGCTGGATGCGCTGGTTAAAAACGGATATAACGTCGTGGCCGTGATCACCGCGCCCGACAAACCTGCCGGCCGCGGACTCCAGTTGCAACAAAGCGCCGTGAAACAATACGCGGTCCAGCATAACATACCCGTTCTCCAACCCGAGAAACTGAAGAATCCCGCCTTCCTCGAAGAGCTGCGCGGCTATTCGGCTGATCTGCAGGTGGTAGTGGCTTTCCGCATGCTGCCTGAGCTGGTGTGGGACATGCCGCCGCTGGGCACTATCAACGTCCATGCCTCGCTGCTGCCGCAATACCGCGGCGCGGCGCCCATCAACTGGGCCATCATCAACGGGGAAGAAAAAAGCGGCGTCACTACTTTCAAATTGCAGCATGAAATCGATACGGGTAATGTGTTGTTTAAAGCGGAAGTGCCCATCCGGGCGGATGAAACCGCCGGCGAGCTGCACGATGCGCTCATGCGGGCGGGGGCGGAAACGCTCCTGCGCACCGTAGCCGCTTTGCAGGAAGGCAATCTCCACGGGCAACCCCAGCAGGAAATCGAAGCAGGCGAACTGAAACATGCGCCCAAGATTTTCAAGGAAGATTGCAAAATCGACTGGGAGCAGCCACTGGAGCGGGTGTACAACCTGGTAAGGGGGCTAAGCCCCTACCCCGCTGCGTTCACGACATTGCAGGGCAAAACGCTTAAAATCTATAAAGCCGTACCGGAGCCGTCTGCGCATGATCATGCGCCGGGGAGCGCCCACAGCGACGGCAAAACATACCTCAAATTCGCCGCGCCGGGCGGTTACCTGAGCGTGCTGGAACTGCAGCTGGAAGGGAAGAAGAAAATGGGGGTGGAAGAATTTTTACGGGGATTCCGGTTCAGCTGA
- the hemH gene encoding ferrochelatase yields the protein MVATSDTAIVLMNLGSPDSTAVPDVKKYLLEFLMDKRVIDYPWLMRKLLVGGVIVPKRAEKSAEAYKSIWWEEGSPLIVLTKQLQKALQHDMEMPVEIMMRYGNPSPEFTFDKLVKEHPGLKNVVLVPLYPHYAMSSFETAAEYAKEIYRKKRYPFALKVIEPFYRHPDYIHALAESMRPYVEQEFDHLLFSYHGVPVRHIRKGDVTGSHCLKVNDCCHVDSKAHKQCYRHQVTVTAELVAKELGIPREKWSLCFQSRLGREEWIRPYTDERLRALPGEGVKKLLVVCPAFVSDCLETLEEIAVEGKHTFIESGGDSFTMIPCVNTHPEWVKTLGILCREKMDAVMV from the coding sequence ATGGTCGCAACATCTGATACAGCCATCGTGCTCATGAATCTCGGATCGCCGGATTCCACCGCCGTTCCGGACGTGAAGAAATATCTCCTCGAATTCCTGATGGATAAACGCGTGATCGATTACCCCTGGCTCATGCGCAAGTTGCTGGTGGGGGGCGTGATCGTTCCGAAGCGTGCGGAGAAAAGCGCGGAAGCATATAAAAGTATCTGGTGGGAAGAGGGCTCCCCGCTCATCGTGCTCACCAAACAATTGCAGAAAGCCCTGCAGCACGATATGGAAATGCCGGTTGAAATCATGATGCGATACGGCAACCCTTCCCCCGAATTCACTTTCGATAAACTGGTGAAAGAACATCCCGGTTTGAAAAACGTGGTGCTCGTGCCCCTGTACCCGCATTACGCGATGAGCAGCTTCGAAACGGCGGCCGAATACGCGAAAGAAATCTACCGCAAAAAACGCTATCCCTTCGCACTGAAGGTGATAGAACCGTTCTACCGCCATCCCGACTACATCCACGCCCTGGCAGAAAGCATGCGGCCTTATGTGGAGCAGGAATTCGATCACCTGCTGTTCAGTTATCATGGTGTACCGGTAAGGCATATACGCAAAGGTGACGTCACTGGCAGTCACTGCCTGAAGGTAAACGACTGCTGCCATGTGGATTCGAAAGCCCATAAACAATGTTACCGGCACCAGGTGACCGTCACCGCGGAACTGGTGGCGAAGGAACTGGGTATCCCGCGGGAAAAATGGAGCTTATGTTTCCAGAGCCGCCTGGGGCGCGAGGAGTGGATCCGGCCGTATACCGACGAGCGCCTGCGCGCGCTCCCGGGCGAAGGCGTGAAAAAGCTGCTGGTGGTATGCCCGGCGTTTGTGTCGGATTGCCTCGAAACACTGGAAGAGATCGCGGTGGAAGGAAAACACACTTTCATCGAAAGCGGCGGCGACTCCTTCACGATGATCCCCTGCGTGAACACGCATCCCGAATGGGTGAAAACCCTTGGGATCCTGTGCCGCGAGAAAATGGATGCGGTCATGGTATAA
- a CDS encoding LysM peptidoglycan-binding domain-containing protein: MLKSVMLGVLMAGTIRVAAQDTLLVRGASPDLYLTHSVKKGETWYSLGRAYGLSPKEIAARNKMDMAAGLSLGKSVIIPLNKNNFVQTKNAGSGVRPVYHRVAEKETLYRIHVNYGKVPLDNVREWNRLAGDGVQKDAFLIVGYVKGNGQSIILPQSSAAAPEEAVVVKNTENRPAPPVAETKQATPPPAPAPETKPAPKAQTPAPENRPAVVESQPAEPRQVEKAPTSIGRAPEVPEGGFETMFNQQTSNGRDVTKEKGPGSWFKSNAVVGSGKYYALHNTAPRGTIVKVTNPLTGRSIYAKVLDAIPQLKANANLIIKLSDAAQDALGSTEGRFYCELSYEELR, translated from the coding sequence ATGTTAAAGTCAGTAATGTTGGGTGTGTTGATGGCCGGTACGATCAGGGTAGCCGCACAGGATACGCTGTTGGTACGTGGCGCTTCGCCCGATCTCTATTTGACGCATTCCGTGAAGAAAGGAGAAACCTGGTACAGCCTGGGAAGGGCTTACGGCCTGAGCCCCAAGGAGATTGCGGCAAGGAATAAGATGGATATGGCGGCAGGCCTGAGCCTCGGCAAATCGGTCATCATTCCCCTCAACAAAAATAATTTCGTGCAAACGAAAAATGCGGGTTCCGGCGTTCGCCCGGTGTATCATCGCGTGGCCGAAAAGGAAACCCTCTACCGCATACACGTCAACTACGGCAAAGTGCCCCTGGATAATGTGCGCGAATGGAACCGCCTCGCCGGCGACGGTGTGCAGAAAGATGCATTTCTGATCGTTGGATATGTAAAAGGAAACGGCCAGTCCATCATCCTCCCGCAGTCCTCCGCGGCCGCTCCGGAAGAGGCGGTTGTTGTGAAGAACACCGAAAACAGGCCCGCGCCGCCCGTAGCGGAAACCAAACAGGCCACGCCGCCGCCCGCTCCCGCGCCTGAAACCAAACCGGCTCCCAAAGCACAAACACCCGCCCCTGAAAACAGGCCCGCCGTGGTGGAAAGCCAGCCCGCCGAGCCCCGCCAGGTAGAAAAAGCCCCCACCAGCATTGGCCGTGCGCCCGAAGTGCCTGAAGGTGGCTTCGAAACCATGTTCAATCAGCAAACCAGCAACGGTCGCGACGTGACGAAGGAAAAAGGCCCCGGCTCCTGGTTTAAAAGCAATGCAGTGGTAGGCTCCGGCAAATATTACGCCTTGCACAACACCGCCCCGCGCGGCACCATCGTGAAAGTGACCAATCCGCTCACCGGCCGGTCCATTTACGCGAAAGTGCTCGACGCCATCCCCCAGCTCAAAGCCAATGCGAACCTCATCATCAAATTAAGCGACGCCGCGCAGGACGCCCTCGGCTCCACAGAAGGCCGCTTTTACTGCGAACTGAGCTACGAGGAACTCCGGTAG
- a CDS encoding Re/Si-specific NAD(P)(+) transhydrogenase subunit alpha translates to MILAVLKEKTGENRVSLVPEVVKQLVQQQVEVWVEESAGMAAFYPDGLYREAGAALKSRGEILKGADALLSIRPPDAADYEQAAPGKIWAGVYQPLYNPGLMQQLAARQFTVFSLDSIPRTTRAQSMDVLSSQANIAGYKAVLLAAYTYGRYFPMFMTAAGSIPPAKVLILGAGVAGLQAIATARRLGAVVEVFDTRPAVKEEVMSLGAKFVEVEGAADASKAGGYAVEQSEEFKRKQEARIAESAAKADIVITTAQIPGKPAPILLSTAAVEAMRPGSVIIDLAAATGGNTALTKNGETILHQGVTIIGNSDLAGTAPADASKLYAKNMHNFLKLSIGKEGQWQPDYADDIVQGACIARDGQVTNERVKQLQPAAL, encoded by the coding sequence ATGATCTTGGCCGTTCTCAAGGAAAAAACAGGAGAAAACAGGGTGTCGCTCGTTCCGGAAGTCGTGAAGCAACTCGTTCAGCAACAGGTGGAAGTATGGGTGGAGGAAAGCGCGGGCATGGCGGCATTTTATCCGGACGGATTATACCGGGAAGCCGGCGCGGCCCTTAAGTCCCGGGGAGAAATCCTCAAAGGAGCCGATGCATTGCTGTCGATACGCCCTCCCGATGCGGCGGATTACGAACAGGCGGCGCCCGGAAAGATCTGGGCAGGCGTGTACCAGCCCCTGTATAACCCCGGCCTCATGCAACAGCTCGCCGCCCGGCAGTTCACCGTTTTCAGTCTCGATTCCATCCCCCGCACCACGCGCGCCCAGAGCATGGACGTGCTCAGTTCCCAGGCGAATATCGCCGGATACAAGGCTGTGTTGCTCGCCGCATACACCTATGGCCGCTATTTTCCCATGTTCATGACCGCCGCCGGCAGTATCCCTCCGGCGAAAGTGCTGATCCTCGGCGCCGGCGTGGCAGGCCTGCAGGCCATCGCCACCGCGCGCAGGCTGGGCGCCGTTGTGGAAGTGTTCGATACCAGGCCGGCCGTTAAAGAAGAAGTGATGAGCCTCGGCGCGAAGTTCGTGGAAGTGGAAGGCGCGGCCGATGCGTCAAAAGCCGGCGGTTACGCCGTGGAGCAGTCGGAGGAATTCAAGCGTAAACAGGAAGCCCGCATCGCCGAAAGCGCCGCCAAAGCGGATATTGTGATCACCACCGCCCAGATTCCCGGCAAACCAGCACCCATATTGCTCTCCACCGCCGCCGTGGAAGCCATGCGGCCCGGGAGCGTCATCATCGACCTGGCCGCCGCCACCGGCGGAAACACCGCGCTCACGAAGAATGGCGAAACCATCCTGCACCAGGGCGTCACCATCATCGGGAACTCCGACCTGGCGGGCACCGCACCGGCAGACGCCAGCAAACTCTACGCGAAAAACATGCATAACTTCCTGAAATTGTCCATCGGAAAAGAAGGGCAATGGCAACCGGATTATGCCGATGATATCGTGCAGGGCGCCTGCATCGCGCGCGACGGGCAGGTGACCAACGAACGGGTAAAACAGCTGCAACCCGCAGCCTTATGA
- a CDS encoding NAD(P)(+) transhydrogenase (Re/Si-specific) subunit beta: protein MPGLLTLAYLIGSITFIVGLKMLSNPATARKGNLIAAGGMFIAIIGTIFLYEEGGERLHNYGWIFGGLFIGSVVGVLAAKKVKMTAMPEMVSLFNGMGGACAMLISIVEFDHLANGHTTINIGEFIKSAIGQATATGDFNIAESFGNPVGKYLIILLGLIIGTVSFAGSMIAWGKLNGKVKDFSFNGQHIVNLAVLAAIVIASAWLLYDVHQQFNSGEGGWTSYPPNTVLPDIQIQQLRETGLINALFYGILALSVVYGVMFVMPIGGADMPVVISLLNSFTGVAAACGGFLYDNPVMLTGGILVGSAGTILTILMCKAMNRSLKNVLIGSFGAHAAAGGGGVKEQGNYKEINIADAAVVMRYASKVMIVPGYGLAVAQAQHVCHELEKLLEEKGVEVNYAIHPVAGRMPGHMNVLLAEADVPYEKLEEMETANAAMANTDVVLVLGANDVVNPAAKNDPASPIYGMPILEVELAKMVIVNKRSMKPGYAGIENELFFQPKTSMLFGDAKSVLQQLVAEVKTL from the coding sequence ATGCCCGGATTACTGACGCTCGCTTACCTTATCGGCTCCATCACGTTCATCGTGGGCCTCAAGATGCTGTCGAACCCCGCCACCGCCCGCAAAGGCAATCTCATCGCGGCGGGCGGCATGTTCATCGCCATTATCGGCACCATTTTCCTTTACGAAGAAGGCGGAGAACGCCTGCACAACTACGGCTGGATCTTCGGCGGCCTGTTCATCGGCTCCGTAGTCGGCGTATTGGCCGCGAAGAAAGTGAAAATGACCGCCATGCCCGAAATGGTGAGCCTATTCAATGGTATGGGCGGCGCCTGCGCCATGCTCATTTCCATCGTCGAATTCGATCATCTCGCCAACGGCCATACCACCATCAACATCGGCGAATTCATCAAAAGCGCCATCGGGCAGGCCACTGCCACCGGCGATTTCAATATCGCCGAAAGCTTCGGCAACCCCGTCGGTAAATACCTGATTATCCTGCTCGGCCTCATCATCGGCACCGTGTCTTTCGCGGGCAGTATGATCGCCTGGGGCAAGCTCAACGGGAAAGTGAAAGATTTCTCGTTCAACGGACAGCATATCGTGAACCTCGCCGTGCTGGCCGCGATCGTGATCGCTTCCGCCTGGTTGCTGTATGATGTGCACCAGCAATTCAACAGCGGCGAAGGCGGCTGGACTTCCTATCCGCCCAACACGGTATTGCCGGATATACAGATTCAGCAACTGCGCGAAACGGGGCTGATCAATGCATTGTTTTATGGGATACTCGCATTGTCTGTCGTATATGGTGTGATGTTCGTGATGCCGATCGGCGGCGCGGATATGCCTGTAGTGATTTCGCTGCTCAATTCCTTCACCGGTGTGGCGGCGGCCTGCGGCGGATTCCTGTACGATAATCCCGTGATGCTGACAGGCGGTATTCTTGTCGGCTCTGCCGGTACGATCCTCACCATCCTCATGTGCAAAGCCATGAACCGGTCGCTGAAGAACGTACTGATAGGATCTTTCGGCGCGCACGCTGCTGCAGGCGGCGGGGGCGTGAAGGAGCAGGGGAATTACAAAGAAATCAATATCGCCGATGCGGCCGTTGTGATGCGGTATGCCAGCAAAGTGATGATCGTGCCGGGATATGGCCTTGCCGTAGCGCAGGCGCAGCACGTTTGCCATGAACTGGAAAAACTGCTGGAGGAAAAAGGGGTGGAAGTGAACTATGCAATCCATCCGGTAGCGGGCCGCATGCCGGGGCATATGAACGTGCTCCTTGCGGAAGCGGATGTGCCGTATGAAAAGCTTGAAGAGATGGAAACCGCCAATGCCGCCATGGCCAATACGGACGTGGTGCTGGTGCTGGGCGCCAACGATGTGGTGAACCCCGCCGCCAAAAACGATCCCGCAAGTCCCATTTACGGCATGCCCATCCTCGAAGTGGAACTGGCGAAGATGGTGATCGTCAATAAGCGCAGTATGAAACCTGGATACGCGGGGATCGAGAACGAGCTGTTCTTCCAGCCCAAAACGTCGATGCTGTTCGGAGACGCGAAGTCCGTATTGCAGCAGCTGGTGGCGGAAGTGAAGACGCTGTAA
- a CDS encoding DUF1343 domain-containing protein, whose translation MNSFLKLLMLCCLPATLLAQHPNVRTAAQRTDAYLPLLKGKRVGMLVNQTSMISPSVHLVDSLMSLKVNIVKIFSPEHGFRGTADAGEKVGNSRDGRTGLPIVSLYGSHRQATAADLADVDVLVFDVQDVGVRFYTYISTLEELMVSAAENNKPLIVLDRPNPNGHYIDGPILDTRFRSFVGMQPIPTVHGMTVGEYAKMLNGEGWLKGKVQCALTVITCENYDHNTMYQLPVKPSPNLPNMRSIYLYPSTCLFEGTVFSLGRGTDKPFQVYGHPLLPQNLFSFTPKSVPGAKSPVLMDSLCYGFDLTVIDPLTDEIDLSYIINAYQLFPEKARFFNNFFDKLAGSDVLRKQIQQGLTAEAIRKSWEPGLQRFANIRKKYLLYTDF comes from the coding sequence ATGAATAGCTTCCTCAAACTGCTGATGCTCTGCTGCCTCCCCGCCACCCTGCTGGCACAGCATCCCAACGTGCGCACCGCCGCACAACGGACCGACGCTTACCTCCCGCTGCTGAAAGGCAAACGGGTGGGGATGCTCGTAAACCAAACTTCCATGATCAGCCCCAGCGTCCACCTCGTGGATTCGCTCATGTCGCTGAAAGTCAATATCGTGAAAATCTTCAGCCCCGAACACGGTTTCAGGGGCACGGCAGACGCGGGCGAGAAAGTGGGCAACAGCCGCGACGGCCGTACCGGTCTCCCCATCGTTTCCCTTTACGGCTCCCACCGGCAAGCCACCGCGGCAGACCTGGCGGATGTGGATGTGCTGGTTTTTGACGTGCAGGACGTGGGCGTGCGGTTCTATACTTACATCTCCACACTGGAAGAACTGATGGTATCCGCAGCGGAAAATAACAAACCCCTCATCGTCCTCGACCGCCCCAATCCTAACGGCCATTACATCGACGGCCCCATCCTCGACACCCGCTTCCGCTCTTTCGTGGGCATGCAGCCCATCCCCACCGTGCATGGCATGACTGTCGGCGAATACGCCAAAATGCTCAATGGCGAAGGCTGGCTGAAAGGGAAAGTGCAATGCGCGCTCACCGTTATCACCTGCGAAAATTACGACCATAACACCATGTACCAGCTGCCGGTGAAGCCCTCGCCCAACCTGCCTAACATGCGGAGCATCTACCTGTATCCCTCTACCTGTCTGTTCGAGGGCACCGTCTTCAGTCTGGGCCGCGGCACCGACAAGCCCTTCCAGGTGTACGGGCACCCCTTATTGCCCCAAAACCTCTTTTCCTTTACACCGAAAAGCGTTCCGGGCGCGAAATCGCCGGTGCTGATGGACTCGCTCTGCTACGGCTTCGACCTCACCGTCATCGATCCCCTGACCGATGAGATCGATCTGAGCTACATTATCAACGCTTACCAGCTGTTCCCGGAGAAAGCGCGTTTCTTCAATAATTTCTTCGACAAACTGGCCGGCAGCGATGTTTTGCGGAAGCAAATCCAGCAGGGGCTTACCGCCGAAGCGATCCGCAAGAGCTGGGAACCCGGTTTGCAGCGTTTCGCGAACATCCGCAAGAAATACCTGTTGTATACCGATTTCTAA